The proteins below come from a single Chitinophaga pinensis DSM 2588 genomic window:
- a CDS encoding RagB/SusD family nutrient uptake outer membrane protein, protein MKYLKKLIYCCGIGLLSVQDFACTKLDETVYSDIYKENFYKSRTEVLQAALRPVTHMQSWIAPIRGDGYYYHAEMCSDQVAWPQKGRHAYDNGDHMRQHYHTWTTNEGRMRNAWVGMWTGVGYCNAAIEDLEVLDYAKLGMQEAEMTAIVAELHVLRAFHYIKLMDLWGNIPVVTQVGKPANPATQPRKEVFNFIRTELETYVPQLLPYKQELVGRIGQTGGYAMLAEVYLNAEKWAGTPMWDQCIAACDKILSGDAGGLGGKPTLATDLKQTFANTNRAASEALFQYAYSNKGGFVWDWIPLFGFSNMSAALDVGYAGNNGYVVIPSFFDTYAENDLRKTEWFLFGPQYKYGTTDPILGTEEYNGKPLVYVNYIRRASENKTESTMATGEENSGARFNKYKTGRLSDPNYRENHFMIYRLTEIYFDKAEALMRKNNKMATQEAVDLINESRKRAFATADWPAAAYTTATLTMDELLAEKGREFVFEGKRRTDIIRFGRFNSGSWWDHTPTNDVNKEVYPIPSTQIANNPNLKQNDGY, encoded by the coding sequence ATGAAATATCTGAAAAAGTTAATATACTGCTGTGGCATCGGTTTACTGTCAGTGCAGGACTTTGCCTGTACTAAACTGGATGAAACCGTATACAGCGACATCTATAAAGAGAACTTCTATAAAAGCAGAACAGAGGTATTACAGGCAGCACTGCGTCCTGTAACACATATGCAATCCTGGATCGCGCCTATCCGCGGTGATGGTTACTACTATCATGCGGAAATGTGTTCCGATCAGGTAGCATGGCCACAGAAAGGTCGTCACGCCTATGATAACGGCGACCACATGAGACAACACTATCATACCTGGACTACCAATGAAGGCAGGATGCGTAATGCATGGGTAGGTATGTGGACCGGTGTTGGTTATTGTAACGCAGCTATCGAAGACCTGGAAGTACTGGATTATGCCAAACTGGGTATGCAGGAAGCAGAGATGACCGCAATCGTAGCAGAACTGCACGTACTGAGAGCGTTCCATTATATTAAACTGATGGACCTTTGGGGGAATATTCCGGTAGTTACTCAGGTAGGTAAACCGGCGAACCCGGCTACACAGCCCAGAAAAGAAGTGTTCAACTTTATCAGAACAGAACTGGAAACATACGTACCGCAGTTGCTGCCTTATAAACAGGAGCTGGTAGGCAGAATCGGTCAGACCGGTGGTTATGCCATGCTGGCGGAAGTATACCTGAACGCAGAGAAATGGGCTGGTACGCCTATGTGGGACCAGTGTATCGCTGCCTGCGATAAAATCCTGAGTGGTGATGCTGGTGGCCTGGGTGGTAAACCAACACTGGCGACTGATCTGAAACAGACATTCGCTAACACGAACAGAGCTGCTTCTGAAGCACTGTTCCAGTATGCTTACAGCAACAAAGGCGGTTTCGTATGGGACTGGATTCCATTATTTGGCTTCAGCAATATGAGTGCTGCACTGGACGTAGGATATGCGGGTAACAACGGTTATGTCGTGATCCCTTCTTTCTTTGATACCTATGCAGAGAATGACCTGCGTAAAACAGAATGGTTCCTGTTTGGTCCGCAGTATAAATACGGTACAACAGATCCTATTCTCGGGACAGAAGAGTACAATGGTAAGCCGCTTGTATATGTAAACTATATCAGAAGAGCTTCTGAGAATAAAACGGAGAGCACAATGGCTACCGGTGAAGAGAACAGCGGTGCGCGTTTCAATAAGTATAAGACAGGTCGTCTCAGCGATCCTAACTATCGCGAGAACCACTTTATGATCTATCGTCTGACGGAGATCTATTTTGATAAAGCGGAAGCGCTGATGCGTAAGAACAACAAAATGGCTACGCAGGAAGCTGTTGATCTGATCAATGAAAGCCGTAAGAGAGCATTTGCAACTGCAGACTGGCCGGCAGCAGCTTATACGACAGCTACGCTGACGATGGATGAATTACTGGCAGAGAAAGGTCGTGAATTTGTATTCGAAGGGAAACGCCGTACAGATATTATTCGTTTCGGCAGATTTAACAGTGGCAGCTGGTGGGATCATACGCCGACAAACGATGTAAATAAAGAGGTCTATCCTATTCCAAGTACCCAGATCGCTAATAACCCGAATCTGAAACAGAACGACGGATATTAG
- a CDS encoding PA14 domain-containing protein, giving the protein MKKKILYTLLVVCLPVLLSQAQTLRVPGSPYPVSAVPDSVFLTSENYTVSERVALQTLQGVIAQTKPAILRDLSGHRALVEKAGIKVNDAYYNNFPGLLAFFANRLSGYILCNQKDRSTNVAISLAGVMNAVAIPADIEQAAINAGLTRLLDVRARDEAWALANYGNLFSKQIATYQQSSDDRVSFMGDYSAYTKAFQFWDNSPTGSIANSAYNRMNKGATFFGWGPEEYGTVEQLSLKSMSIIPSDWAANLSTLSNIPAKTKVFKQKEPIKPFEVKTGVHTVCFVITDGDNVQWLLGSHDNINNWNNPARAHVNLGWTISPSLAELAPAVYEKYVDNCLTTPDGRNVLIAGPSGKSYFFPGRMPDADLETESKLLNSYMKKADLRIVNIIDADDSDNDPSSYLKQDNIDALFYYSYGANYTGRHGQIDWYNDKPSIGGRYTLWGTLSSPQSLANQLNQASTNINSADGYSLVSVHIWSRDVDDVQDCINRLGPNVRVVAPDEFVWLIRKNLRNLPVGTGNGLKAEYYAGYHKDVLKYTQTDGNVDFDWGNGSPDQAQLGVNQFSVKWSGQVQPLYSEPYTFHVYSDDGVKLTVNGQTLINDYETQGAYTRTGTITLIAGQKYNIELEYGEGNGDAFCHLQWSSTSQARQAIPKAQLYSRPDTSNGPVTVYENAQYGGFHAGLPIGAYKLAGLQLKGIQNDEISSIKVAEGYKVVLFEHENFAGDSIVITANSPSLGSSWDEKASSVKVLANGNPNLAGSYTIRHVASNLFLDVRGGLGSTGDGSPIQLWTGTNAANQTFTLKHLGEGRYTITAYHSAKSLDIPQSSMDEDVSLWQWTSQDAANQQFIAIAADSGYYKFISALSGKVLATLNNSTAPEAKVVQHTGNGQASARWQLLSVPTVGNGNGLSGNYYNGKNFETFVFSRVDKTIDFDWGEGAPGTGITNDSYSIRWTGKVEPRYTGTYTFYMTSDNGRRLWVNNQLIIDKWLSDWDIEYSGTINLVAGQQYDIKVEYFEDFGGANCKLSWSGSNQGKEIIPRNQLYATSAALTAANLALAGKDAHTMEKNILLYPNPAQSSVRLQFNAKQARMSIFDAVGRQVAPARIVYAGQSIDVSNLPTGVYLIQLDINGTKTVKHLVKSAE; this is encoded by the coding sequence ATGAAAAAGAAAATCCTTTACACGCTACTTGTCGTATGCCTGCCCGTGCTCTTGTCACAGGCACAGACACTACGTGTACCAGGCAGTCCTTATCCGGTATCTGCTGTACCCGACAGTGTATTTCTCACTTCCGAGAATTATACTGTCTCCGAACGCGTCGCACTGCAAACACTGCAGGGTGTGATCGCACAAACCAAACCTGCCATCCTGCGCGACCTGTCCGGCCACCGCGCACTCGTAGAGAAAGCAGGTATTAAAGTCAATGACGCTTATTACAACAACTTCCCTGGACTCCTTGCCTTCTTCGCCAACAGGCTCTCCGGCTACATTCTCTGTAACCAGAAAGACCGTTCTACCAATGTGGCCATTTCCCTGGCAGGTGTGATGAATGCCGTAGCTATTCCTGCGGATATTGAGCAGGCAGCCATTAACGCCGGACTCACAAGATTGCTGGACGTCAGAGCCAGGGACGAGGCATGGGCATTGGCCAATTATGGTAACCTGTTCAGTAAACAGATTGCCACCTATCAGCAAAGCTCCGATGACCGCGTATCTTTTATGGGCGATTACAGCGCTTATACAAAAGCCTTCCAGTTCTGGGACAACTCTCCTACCGGTTCAATCGCTAACAGTGCTTACAACCGTATGAACAAAGGAGCGACTTTCTTTGGCTGGGGGCCGGAAGAATATGGTACGGTGGAACAACTTTCCCTGAAATCCATGTCTATCATTCCTTCTGACTGGGCAGCTAATTTGTCCACACTCAGTAATATTCCGGCAAAGACGAAAGTCTTCAAACAGAAAGAACCGATCAAACCATTCGAAGTAAAAACAGGAGTACACACTGTCTGCTTCGTCATCACTGACGGTGATAACGTACAATGGTTACTCGGCTCCCACGACAATATCAATAACTGGAATAATCCTGCGCGTGCGCATGTCAATCTCGGATGGACCATCTCTCCTTCCCTTGCAGAACTGGCGCCAGCTGTGTATGAAAAGTATGTGGACAACTGTCTCACCACGCCTGATGGCAGAAATGTGCTCATTGCCGGTCCTTCTGGTAAAAGCTATTTCTTCCCTGGGCGTATGCCTGATGCAGACCTTGAAACAGAGTCAAAGCTGCTGAACAGCTACATGAAAAAAGCAGACCTCCGTATTGTCAATATCATTGATGCTGACGACAGCGACAATGATCCATCTTCTTACCTTAAACAGGATAATATCGACGCATTATTCTACTACAGTTATGGCGCTAACTATACCGGTCGCCACGGACAGATAGACTGGTACAATGATAAACCTTCCATTGGCGGCAGATATACCCTCTGGGGTACTTTGTCTTCTCCTCAATCACTGGCCAATCAGCTGAACCAGGCTTCTACCAACATCAATTCCGCCGATGGTTATAGCCTCGTATCAGTACATATCTGGTCAAGAGATGTGGATGACGTACAGGACTGTATCAATCGTCTCGGACCTAACGTACGTGTAGTAGCGCCTGATGAATTTGTATGGCTGATCCGCAAGAACCTCAGAAACCTGCCGGTAGGTACCGGTAACGGACTGAAAGCGGAATACTATGCCGGTTATCATAAAGATGTGCTGAAGTATACACAGACGGATGGTAATGTGGATTTCGACTGGGGTAACGGTTCTCCTGATCAGGCACAGCTGGGTGTTAACCAGTTTTCCGTAAAATGGTCCGGACAGGTACAACCATTGTATTCTGAACCATACACCTTTCATGTCTATTCTGATGATGGAGTAAAACTCACTGTCAACGGACAAACCCTGATTAATGATTATGAGACACAGGGCGCTTATACCCGTACCGGCACAATTACACTTATCGCCGGACAGAAATACAACATTGAATTGGAGTATGGCGAAGGGAATGGGGATGCGTTCTGTCACCTGCAATGGTCCAGTACTTCCCAGGCGCGGCAGGCGATTCCAAAAGCACAGCTGTATAGCAGACCAGATACCAGTAATGGCCCTGTAACTGTCTATGAAAATGCGCAGTACGGCGGCTTTCATGCAGGCTTGCCGATCGGTGCGTACAAACTGGCAGGTCTGCAACTGAAAGGTATACAGAACGATGAAATCTCTTCCATCAAAGTAGCAGAAGGGTATAAAGTTGTACTGTTCGAACACGAAAATTTTGCGGGCGATTCCATCGTAATAACTGCCAACAGTCCTTCACTCGGCAGCAGCTGGGATGAAAAAGCCAGCTCTGTCAAAGTACTGGCCAATGGTAATCCCAATCTGGCAGGTTCTTATACGATCAGACACGTGGCCAGTAACCTGTTCCTCGATGTACGGGGCGGCTTAGGCAGCACCGGTGATGGTTCCCCTATACAACTATGGACGGGCACCAACGCGGCCAATCAGACCTTTACACTGAAACACCTGGGTGAGGGACGTTATACGATTACGGCTTATCACAGTGCAAAAAGCCTGGACATTCCGCAATCCAGTATGGATGAAGATGTGAGTCTCTGGCAATGGACAAGTCAGGATGCAGCCAATCAGCAATTCATTGCGATAGCCGCTGATAGTGGTTATTACAAATTCATCTCTGCACTGAGTGGCAAAGTACTTGCTACATTGAATAACAGTACAGCACCGGAAGCGAAAGTAGTACAGCATACCGGTAATGGTCAGGCCAGCGCCAGATGGCAGCTGTTATCCGTACCGACTGTCGGTAACGGCAACGGCCTTAGTGGTAATTATTACAATGGTAAAAACTTTGAGACCTTCGTTTTCAGCCGTGTTGATAAAACAATAGATTTTGACTGGGGAGAAGGCGCTCCGGGTACAGGCATTACCAATGATAGTTATAGCATCAGATGGACCGGTAAAGTAGAACCGAGATATACGGGTACTTACACCTTTTACATGACCAGTGATAACGGCCGCCGTCTCTGGGTCAATAATCAGCTGATCATCGACAAATGGCTGAGCGACTGGGATATTGAATACTCCGGTACCATTAATCTGGTAGCAGGACAACAATACGATATCAAGGTAGAATATTTTGAAGACTTTGGCGGCGCCAACTGTAAACTGTCATGGTCAGGTTCGAATCAGGGTAAAGAGATTATTCCGAGAAACCAGCTCTATGCCACTTCTGCTGCACTTACTGCCGCTAATCTGGCACTTGCAGGTAAGGATGCGCATACTATGGAAAAAAATATCCTCCTGTATCCTAATCCGGCACAAAGCAGCGTTCGCCTGCAGTTCAATGCGAAGCAGGCAAGAATGAGCATTTTTGATGCAGTGGGTCGTCAGGTAGCGCCAGCAAGGATTGTATACGCCGGACAATCGATCGATGTCAGCAATCTGCCAACAGGCGTCTACCTGATACAACTCGATATCAATGGTACCAAAACAGTCAAACACCTGGTAAAAAGCGCTGAATAA
- a CDS encoding ankyrin repeat domain-containing protein translates to MMIDVFEAARTNNVSLLKEFVTDGLLNARDDRASTPLIIAAYYNHSDAVAYLLKAGAKVELTDNLGHTALMGACFKGHADIVKLLLKKGASVATETDHGATALTYAATFGHHNIVDLLLDNGANPLKKKFSMKIKMVMGLFSRMLSPKKTAIPKPL, encoded by the coding sequence ATGATGATAGACGTATTCGAAGCGGCAAGAACCAATAACGTATCTCTCCTAAAAGAATTTGTAACTGACGGATTGCTGAACGCAAGAGACGACAGGGCATCTACACCCCTCATCATTGCTGCCTACTACAATCACAGCGACGCGGTAGCTTACCTGTTGAAAGCAGGTGCAAAAGTGGAACTGACAGACAATCTTGGACATACCGCATTAATGGGCGCCTGCTTCAAAGGACACGCGGACATTGTAAAACTGCTGCTGAAAAAAGGTGCTTCTGTCGCGACAGAAACAGACCATGGAGCAACGGCATTGACTTATGCAGCTACCTTCGGACATCACAATATAGTAGATCTTTTACTGGACAATGGCGCGAATCCACTCAAGAAAAAATTCAGTATGAAAATAAAAATGGTCATGGGATTATTCTCCCGTATGTTGTCTCCCAAAAAGACGGCCATCCCCAAACCGCTTTAA
- a CDS encoding DUF4221 domain-containing protein has product MSLRMPLILHIIAYAIIICCFISCNNNSGFEIKNDKRGSLKAAKKLEQDGDKKFSLDSLSAPRPPYIQLYNDANGNEYLAMLSGYSKNIFIYNYDSANNPVNQIPISTVQMPLAFHIRNMDSIYVYNDKMMEMILLNNRSEIVSKVSLINNENMKDLSWTNRYPQYVPHGVNAIIEHAGKLVFPGQFIWTLPDTIAQQFKFTSLIDINNNKVNYVHKYPYDIYGHGHLWDEPMFTGVYYDITPDNKKMVYSFPVSHDLLICDLDTDKEATVYGGSNEAASITSLDVDKFKKKSAAPNEYIYQKACTSDLYGGILYDKYRDVYYRFLRKALPEKGVRLRWENKKVAVVVMDKDFKYLGETELGDMNEFYPDNSFVTKEGLNVEYVAPNDVEEKFLTFRIFKLKDI; this is encoded by the coding sequence ATGTCTCTCAGAATGCCTTTAATACTACACATTATCGCATATGCCATTATCATCTGTTGCTTTATATCCTGTAATAATAATAGCGGCTTTGAAATAAAAAATGATAAACGCGGAAGCCTGAAAGCCGCAAAGAAGCTGGAACAGGACGGCGATAAGAAATTTTCACTGGATAGTTTGTCTGCCCCGCGTCCTCCTTACATACAGCTCTACAATGATGCCAACGGTAACGAATACCTTGCGATGCTAAGCGGATACTCAAAGAACATCTTCATATATAATTACGATTCAGCTAACAATCCTGTCAACCAGATACCTATCAGTACCGTACAGATGCCGCTGGCATTCCATATCAGAAACATGGACTCCATTTATGTTTACAATGACAAAATGATGGAGATGATTTTGCTCAACAACAGATCCGAGATCGTTTCAAAAGTCTCATTGATCAATAATGAGAATATGAAAGACCTGTCCTGGACCAACAGATATCCACAGTATGTGCCACATGGTGTGAATGCGATTATCGAACATGCAGGTAAACTCGTCTTTCCCGGACAATTTATCTGGACGCTTCCGGATACCATCGCGCAACAGTTTAAGTTTACTTCGCTCATTGATATCAATAACAATAAGGTAAACTATGTGCATAAGTATCCTTACGATATATATGGACATGGACATCTCTGGGATGAACCGATGTTTACCGGCGTATACTATGATATTACACCTGACAATAAGAAGATGGTGTACAGTTTTCCGGTATCTCATGACCTCCTGATATGCGATCTCGATACGGACAAAGAAGCGACGGTATATGGCGGAAGTAATGAAGCGGCAAGTATCACCTCTCTTGATGTAGATAAGTTTAAGAAGAAGTCGGCTGCACCGAATGAATATATTTATCAGAAAGCCTGTACCAGTGATTTGTATGGCGGTATTCTGTACGATAAATACAGGGACGTCTATTACCGTTTCCTGAGAAAAGCACTTCCGGAAAAAGGCGTACGACTTCGCTGGGAGAATAAAAAAGTGGCTGTCGTAGTCATGGATAAGGATTTCAAATATCTCGGTGAAACTGAACTGGGTGATATGAATGAGTTTTATCCGGATAACTCTTTTGTCACCAAAGAAGGCCTTAACGTGGAATATGTGGCGCCTAACGACGTAGAAGAGAAATTCCTGACGTTCAGGATCTTTAAATTAAAAGACATTTAA
- a CDS encoding hydrogen peroxide-inducible genes activator: MTIVQFEYIVAVDTYRSFNLAAKNCYVTQPTLSMQIQKLEDSLGVKIFNRSKSPVTPTEVGIEIIAQARVLLAEYQKIQDLVSDRNKELSGELKIGIIPTVAPYIVPKIITRFIEKYPAVKLLVWEQNTEQIMQQLKLGLIDCGIVSTPLHDPQLKETTLFYENFVAYVSEESQLAKKKKLKPEDINVEELWILNDGHCMRDQVLNICQHRKTTRGSQHYEYNTGSIETLKRMVDENNGATILPELALDDLSEEQQQKLRYFQSPEPAREIGLITMKNFAKKRMIEALKTEVISLVPPRLKSKTKKELIEA, translated from the coding sequence ATGACCATCGTTCAATTTGAATATATCGTTGCCGTAGATACCTACCGCAGTTTTAACCTGGCAGCAAAGAACTGCTATGTTACGCAGCCTACGCTGAGTATGCAGATCCAGAAACTGGAAGATTCACTCGGTGTAAAAATATTCAACCGCAGTAAATCACCGGTTACTCCTACCGAAGTAGGAATAGAAATCATTGCACAGGCACGTGTACTGCTGGCTGAATATCAGAAAATACAGGACCTCGTTTCCGACAGGAATAAAGAACTCTCCGGTGAACTCAAGATCGGTATTATTCCAACCGTTGCACCTTACATCGTCCCCAAAATCATTACCCGTTTCATAGAAAAATACCCGGCGGTCAAACTCCTGGTATGGGAACAAAACACAGAACAGATCATGCAACAGCTGAAACTGGGTTTAATTGACTGTGGCATCGTATCCACACCACTCCATGATCCCCAGCTGAAAGAGACGACATTATTCTATGAGAATTTTGTCGCTTATGTGTCTGAAGAAAGTCAGCTGGCCAAAAAGAAGAAGCTCAAACCGGAAGACATCAATGTGGAAGAACTGTGGATATTAAACGACGGTCACTGTATGCGCGACCAGGTATTGAACATCTGTCAGCATCGAAAAACAACCCGTGGTTCTCAGCACTATGAATACAACACCGGTAGCATTGAGACTTTAAAGCGTATGGTGGATGAAAATAACGGCGCTACCATTCTGCCCGAACTGGCCCTGGACGATCTGAGTGAGGAACAGCAACAAAAGTTGAGATATTTCCAGTCACCCGAACCAGCAAGGGAAATTGGTCTGATTACCATGAAGAACTTTGCGAAGAAAAGAATGATTGAGGCACTGAAAACGGAAGTCATTTCACTGGTACCTCCCAGACTGAAAAGCAAAACAAAGAAGGAGCTGATAGAGGCGTAA
- a CDS encoding TlpA family protein disulfide reductase, translated as MGFKTVQLSNNNAVTGLYSSYLINIAADGTFEVALPLTREQEVWVGFPFFNSPIYLEPGKELIQNFDITSPSAVTSVFKGVPATVNNDINKVRPILMDFDWDAIDKAIYSMTPEQYKLYFQQIQQRKLSQIDSIAKKGAFNKTAYDLAQRNVKYSTADLLIFYRHMMESAYRHVNKLSFDNKQPLSKPVKPDSSYYSFLKELKYNDPLALRSYNYFILINRLMYMEPVYDQARTEGADYEKELAILKTKDTSDLGIKNTINHYEEMIARNATIPGALERARPVVFKKLLPVSSSMETDIVYLQSITREMDINKDTLSAEKLATIKSNVKNPFLLADVYTLDNTIKESIRNAKTQKGYSYNQLAATTANDSMLTTILEKYKGKVIFIDFWATWCGPCMDAIKRIAPLKEELAGDKNIVFLYITNTSSPEKSYDVIMPGIKGEHYRLSTDQFNQLSGMFNIVGIPHYAIVDKRGTIINKNFIWTQNDQVKEQLLRLEKE; from the coding sequence ATGGGTTTCAAAACAGTACAGCTATCTAATAACAATGCAGTTACGGGACTGTATAGCAGCTACCTTATCAACATTGCGGCTGATGGAACATTTGAGGTAGCTCTTCCCTTAACCAGAGAGCAGGAGGTCTGGGTCGGTTTTCCTTTTTTCAACAGCCCCATTTATCTTGAACCAGGCAAAGAACTCATTCAGAATTTCGATATCACCTCCCCCTCTGCTGTAACTTCTGTTTTTAAGGGTGTACCTGCAACAGTCAATAATGACATCAACAAAGTAAGACCCATATTGATGGACTTTGACTGGGATGCCATTGATAAAGCGATATATAGTATGACGCCCGAACAATACAAACTCTATTTTCAACAGATACAACAACGCAAACTATCACAGATTGATAGTATTGCTAAGAAAGGCGCATTTAATAAAACCGCTTACGACCTCGCACAACGGAATGTAAAATATAGCACGGCAGATCTCCTGATATTCTACAGGCACATGATGGAGTCCGCCTACCGCCACGTCAACAAGTTGTCCTTTGACAATAAACAACCGCTATCAAAACCTGTAAAACCAGATAGCAGTTATTATAGTTTTCTAAAAGAATTAAAATACAATGATCCTTTAGCATTAAGGTCCTATAACTATTTTATACTGATCAACCGCCTGATGTATATGGAGCCTGTATATGATCAGGCCCGTACGGAAGGTGCAGACTATGAAAAAGAACTTGCAATACTCAAAACAAAAGATACCTCAGACCTCGGCATTAAAAACACGATCAATCACTATGAGGAAATGATTGCCCGTAATGCAACAATCCCGGGCGCACTGGAGAGAGCAAGGCCTGTCGTATTTAAAAAGCTATTACCCGTTTCTTCCTCCATGGAAACAGACATTGTGTATCTACAGTCGATCACACGCGAGATGGATATAAATAAAGACACCTTGTCGGCAGAAAAATTGGCAACTATAAAATCAAACGTCAAAAACCCTTTTCTCTTAGCAGATGTCTATACGCTTGACAACACCATAAAAGAAAGTATCAGGAACGCAAAAACACAAAAAGGCTATAGCTACAATCAGTTAGCTGCAACGACAGCCAATGACAGTATGCTCACAACAATATTAGAGAAGTATAAAGGGAAGGTTATTTTCATAGACTTCTGGGCCACCTGGTGCGGTCCCTGTATGGATGCCATTAAAAGAATTGCACCATTAAAAGAAGAACTGGCAGGCGACAAGAACATTGTGTTTCTCTATATCACGAATACTTCTTCTCCGGAGAAAAGTTATGACGTTATTATGCCAGGTATCAAAGGAGAACATTACCGCCTGAGTACAGATCAGTTTAATCAACTTTCAGGTATGTTTAATATAGTAGGCATCCCCCACTATGCCATTGTAGACAAACGCGGGACAATCATCAACAAGAATTTTATCTGGACACAAAATGACCAGGTGAAGGAACAGTTGCTCCGGCTGGAAAAGGAATAG
- a CDS encoding ankyrin repeat domain-containing protein, whose protein sequence is MDIFEAARTNNIAALEGFLTPEQINAKDSRGSTALIIATYYNHAAAVSALLDAGANTEIQDTMGNTALMGVCFKGYTGIAKILLEHGAAVDAENGNGATALTFAATFGRNELIPLLLKHGASPLKKDKFGRNPIDYAQLQENPAGYETLVAATRQ, encoded by the coding sequence ATGGACATATTCGAAGCAGCAAGAACTAATAATATAGCCGCCCTGGAGGGTTTTCTTACACCTGAACAGATCAATGCCAAAGACTCCCGTGGTTCCACCGCTCTGATCATTGCCACCTATTACAACCATGCAGCCGCTGTAAGCGCCCTGCTGGATGCAGGCGCTAATACAGAGATACAGGATACTATGGGGAATACGGCGCTGATGGGTGTCTGTTTCAAGGGCTATACCGGGATCGCTAAAATACTATTGGAACATGGCGCCGCTGTGGACGCAGAAAATGGTAACGGGGCTACGGCACTGACCTTCGCAGCCACCTTCGGCAGGAATGAGCTCATTCCTCTATTGCTGAAACATGGGGCTTCGCCGTTGAAGAAGGACAAATTTGGTAGAAATCCGATAGACTACGCCCAGCTACAGGAGAATCCTGCCGGGTATGAAACATTGGTTGCCGCAACCAGACAATAA